In one window of uncultured Draconibacterium sp. DNA:
- a CDS encoding queuosine precursor transporter, whose translation MQNELLWLAMLLANFLLIILAYRLFGKWGLVMWIPISVIVANIQVIQTVELFGLVATLGNIVYATSFLVTDILSENYGKEEAKKAVWIGFFSLISMTLLMNLALEFLPLEGDEFAGITHEATSTIFSLMPRIAVASLAAYLLSQRHDVWAYHFWKKRFSKDNQIWLRNNLSTMVSQLIDSVVFVAIAFWGVYEWPVLLEIFLTTYLLKWVVAAADTPFVYWGKKIFKRNRFWME comes from the coding sequence ATGCAAAACGAATTGTTATGGCTGGCCATGCTGCTGGCAAATTTTCTGCTTATCATTTTAGCCTACCGTTTATTCGGTAAATGGGGTCTTGTAATGTGGATTCCCATCTCGGTGATTGTTGCCAACATACAAGTAATACAAACTGTTGAGTTGTTTGGTCTGGTGGCCACGCTCGGTAATATTGTTTATGCTACCTCGTTTTTGGTAACCGATATTTTGTCGGAGAACTACGGAAAGGAGGAAGCTAAAAAAGCAGTATGGATAGGCTTCTTCAGCCTTATTTCCATGACCCTGCTGATGAACCTGGCACTTGAATTCCTGCCACTGGAAGGCGACGAGTTTGCCGGTATTACCCACGAAGCTACCAGCACGATTTTCAGCCTGATGCCGCGTATTGCAGTTGCAAGTTTAGCAGCCTACCTGTTGTCGCAGCGCCACGATGTGTGGGCCTACCATTTCTGGAAAAAGCGTTTTTCGAAAGACAACCAGATTTGGCTGCGTAATAACCTTAGTACTATGGTTTCGCAACTAATAGACAGTGTTGTTTTTGTTGCCATTGCCTTTTGGGGTGTTTACGAATGGCCGGTACTTCTCGAAATATTTCTAACTACTTATTTGTTAAAGTGGGTTGTGGCCGCTGCCGATACCCCGTTTGTTTACTGGGGGAAAAAGATCTTTAAACGCAACCGTTTTTGGATGGAATAA
- the glmM gene encoding phosphoglucosamine mutase translates to MTLIKSISGIRGTIGGKPGDGLSPLDLVKFTAAYATWAKEKANKEKITVVVGRDARISGEMVASIVVSTLSGMGCNVVNIGLATTPTTEIAVTEEKADGGIILTASHNPKQWNALKLLNSAGEFLDAEEGAKVLALADAEDFSFAEVDDLGAVVEKDYTDIHVQHVLDLDLVDVEAIKKANFSVAVDAVNSVGGVAMPALFKSLDIENIVEINCEPTGHFAHTPEPIPENLVETAEIISKNKVDVGFVVDPDVDRLVIINEDGSMFNEEYTLVAVADYVLGHTPGNTVSNLSSSRALRDVTEKHGQSYSAGMVGEVNVVAKMRETNAIIGGEGNGGIIYPASHSGRDALVGAALFLSHLAKSGLKCSELRKTYPDYFISKNKIELTPDIDVDGILVKMKEKYAHEEVTATDGVKIDFAESWVHLRKSNTEPIIRIYAEAKSSAEADKLAQQMIEEMKSLL, encoded by the coding sequence ATGACCTTAATAAAATCGATCTCGGGAATACGAGGAACTATTGGAGGAAAACCTGGCGACGGTTTAAGCCCGCTCGACCTGGTTAAATTTACAGCAGCTTACGCCACCTGGGCAAAAGAAAAAGCAAACAAAGAAAAAATTACCGTAGTTGTTGGCCGCGATGCAAGAATTTCGGGCGAAATGGTAGCATCAATCGTTGTTTCAACACTGTCGGGAATGGGATGTAATGTGGTGAACATCGGGCTGGCAACCACGCCAACCACCGAGATTGCCGTAACAGAAGAAAAAGCTGATGGCGGAATTATCCTCACAGCCAGTCATAATCCGAAACAATGGAATGCACTAAAACTACTGAATTCCGCAGGTGAATTTCTCGATGCCGAAGAAGGAGCCAAAGTACTGGCATTGGCCGATGCTGAAGATTTCAGCTTTGCCGAAGTGGATGACCTGGGAGCAGTGGTTGAAAAAGACTACACCGATATTCACGTGCAACACGTTTTGGATCTTGATTTGGTTGACGTGGAAGCTATAAAAAAAGCCAACTTCTCGGTGGCTGTAGATGCCGTAAACTCGGTTGGTGGCGTTGCCATGCCGGCTCTTTTTAAATCACTCGACATTGAAAATATAGTAGAAATAAACTGCGAACCAACCGGGCATTTTGCGCATACACCGGAACCCATTCCTGAAAACCTGGTTGAAACCGCAGAAATTATCAGCAAGAATAAAGTTGACGTTGGTTTTGTTGTCGATCCGGATGTTGACCGCCTGGTGATCATCAACGAAGACGGCAGTATGTTTAACGAAGAATACACGCTGGTAGCTGTTGCCGATTATGTATTGGGACACACTCCGGGTAATACGGTTTCCAACTTATCATCGAGCCGGGCGCTACGCGATGTAACTGAAAAACACGGTCAGAGCTACTCGGCCGGAATGGTTGGCGAAGTGAATGTTGTGGCCAAAATGCGCGAAACAAATGCGATTATCGGCGGCGAAGGAAACGGCGGAATTATTTATCCAGCGAGCCACAGTGGCCGCGATGCTTTGGTTGGAGCGGCACTTTTCCTTTCTCATTTGGCAAAGTCGGGCCTTAAATGTTCGGAGTTGCGTAAAACCTATCCCGATTATTTTATCTCGAAAAACAAAATTGAACTGACGCCTGACATCGATGTAGATGGAATTCTAGTAAAAATGAAGGAAAAGTACGCCCACGAAGAGGTAACAGCAACCGATGGAGTAAAAATCGATTTTGCTGAGTCGTGGGTGCATTTACGTAAATCGAATACTGAGCCGATTATCCGTATTTATGCTGAGGCGAAATCAAGTGCTGAAGCTGATAAACTGGCTCAACAAATGATTGAAGAAATGAAAAGCCTTTTATAA
- a CDS encoding sigma-70 family RNA polymerase sigma factor yields the protein MEKEFLHIIQKNQGIIHKVCNIYCDTEDDRSDLFQEIVVQLWKSYPNFRRESKVSTWMYRVALNTAITSFKKSKRRPDQSSLTYDNFQIEEEKYDTETEENIKVLHKAIQQLTGIEKSIVLLYLENKKYEEIAEITGITQNYVRVKMNRIKKKLKKLMVTEE from the coding sequence TTGGAAAAGGAATTCTTACACATAATCCAGAAAAACCAGGGCATCATCCACAAAGTATGCAACATTTATTGCGACACGGAAGATGACCGAAGTGATCTCTTTCAGGAAATTGTAGTACAACTTTGGAAGTCGTACCCCAATTTCAGAAGAGAATCAAAGGTTTCTACATGGATGTATCGTGTGGCGCTGAATACCGCGATTACTTCGTTCAAAAAAAGTAAAAGAAGACCTGACCAAAGCAGCCTGACGTACGATAATTTTCAGATTGAAGAAGAGAAGTACGATACCGAAACCGAAGAGAATATAAAAGTATTGCACAAAGCCATTCAGCAGCTTACCGGAATCGAAAAGTCGATTGTGTTGCTGTACCTCGAAAACAAAAAGTACGAGGAAATTGCTGAGATTACCGGGATTACCCAAAACTATGTACGGGTGAAAATGAACCGGATAAAAAAGAAGCTGAAGAAACTGATGGTAACTGAAGAGTAG
- a CDS encoding carbohydrate-binding family 9-like protein yields the protein MRIIRNAVILTLLIISNLSLSVQAQWGKYAHLFTLPNTYLAGQSRESIIIDGQANEPVWEDAAWTSEFIDIQGANMPQPTYPTRIKMLWDDTNLYIFAELEEENIWAYYDKQDMIVYHENDFEVFIDPDGDTHNYYEFEVNTRNTLFDLFLDKPYRNGGKPDIEWNAKGFRSAIYLDGTLNDPTDTDKKWCVEMAVPFASLTTDGNFIQPEAGAIWKINFSRVQWQTEIIDGKYTRKTSDDEKLIPEDNWVWSPQGVINMHFPERWGLIQFSSKSPKATQASFQLPEAELMARHLWHVFYAQRDYQREHKTFCNKLATLGIQTSGRENNTNFSLKINVSGKTYTATLKTNNGLMISINQDGLIQKHTDN from the coding sequence ATGCGTATTATCAGGAATGCAGTCATCCTCACACTTCTTATTATCAGCAATTTGAGCTTGTCAGTACAAGCACAATGGGGAAAATATGCCCATTTGTTTACACTTCCAAACACCTACTTAGCTGGCCAAAGTCGGGAATCTATCATCATTGACGGCCAAGCCAACGAGCCGGTGTGGGAAGATGCCGCATGGACTTCTGAGTTTATTGATATTCAGGGTGCCAATATGCCTCAACCCACCTACCCTACGCGGATTAAAATGCTGTGGGACGATACTAACCTGTACATTTTTGCAGAACTGGAAGAGGAAAACATTTGGGCATACTACGATAAGCAAGATATGATCGTTTACCACGAAAATGATTTTGAAGTGTTTATCGATCCTGATGGTGACACACATAATTATTACGAATTTGAGGTGAACACCCGAAACACTTTATTCGACCTCTTTCTTGACAAACCATACAGAAACGGGGGTAAGCCCGATATTGAATGGAACGCTAAAGGTTTCAGAAGTGCTATCTATCTGGATGGCACACTAAATGACCCGACCGACACCGATAAAAAATGGTGTGTTGAAATGGCCGTTCCTTTCGCATCGCTAACTACTGATGGCAATTTTATACAACCTGAAGCCGGTGCTATTTGGAAGATCAACTTCTCGCGCGTTCAATGGCAAACCGAAATTATCGACGGTAAATACACCCGAAAAACTTCCGACGACGAGAAGTTGATCCCGGAAGACAATTGGGTTTGGAGTCCGCAGGGTGTAATAAACATGCACTTCCCTGAGCGTTGGGGACTGATTCAGTTTTCTTCTAAATCTCCGAAAGCGACACAAGCATCATTTCAACTGCCTGAGGCGGAGTTGATGGCCCGTCACTTGTGGCATGTGTTTTATGCGCAACGTGATTATCAGCGTGAGCACAAGACTTTTTGTAACAAGCTTGCCACACTTGGAATACAAACAAGCGGAAGGGAGAACAACACCAATTTCTCGCTGAAAATAAACGTCTCGGGAAAAACATATACCGCAACTTTAAAAACCAACAACGGCCTGATGATCTCTATCAATCAGGATGGCTTAATACAAAAACATACTGACAACTAA
- a CDS encoding family 10 glycosylhydrolase codes for MNKRDFIKTTMLAGMGLTVASACAGEAKPAAAEQGLKHWVWENPNHEETDEDLQKKYSSYYEAGVRGMFFEHDSERHFRIAKKAGLETHRWMWTMNRGEKELLESHPEWYAVSRDGKSCATNPPYVGYYRWLCPSKPEVKEYLTQLSTEILKKDYVDGLHLDYVRYCDVILPVNLWDNYGIDQSKELPEYDFCYCDTCRENFKKKTGKDPLEMEYPDQSPAWRKYRYEQVNNIVNHLAEIAHTHDKPTTAAVFPTPEIARRIVRQDWTNWNLDAVCPMIYHGFYRETVSWIGDAVEEGIHFLCGKFPIYAGLYLPDFKSDKELEEGIRVAIANGASGVSLFGKVDEKTLSILKSASK; via the coding sequence ATGAACAAAAGAGATTTTATTAAAACCACAATGCTGGCCGGTATGGGCCTTACAGTGGCAAGCGCCTGTGCCGGCGAAGCAAAACCAGCTGCAGCTGAACAAGGTTTGAAACACTGGGTTTGGGAAAATCCAAATCATGAGGAAACAGACGAAGATCTGCAAAAGAAATACAGCAGTTATTACGAAGCCGGGGTGCGCGGTATGTTTTTCGAGCACGACAGCGAACGCCATTTTCGTATCGCTAAAAAGGCCGGACTGGAAACGCATCGCTGGATGTGGACCATGAACCGTGGCGAAAAAGAGCTGCTGGAAAGTCACCCGGAATGGTATGCCGTTAGTCGCGATGGAAAATCATGTGCGACCAATCCTCCGTATGTGGGCTACTACCGCTGGCTGTGCCCATCGAAACCGGAAGTAAAAGAATACCTAACACAACTCTCAACCGAGATTCTGAAAAAAGATTATGTAGATGGCCTGCACCTTGATTATGTGCGCTACTGCGACGTCATTCTGCCGGTAAACCTGTGGGATAATTATGGGATAGACCAAAGCAAAGAATTACCCGAATACGATTTTTGCTATTGCGATACCTGCCGCGAGAATTTCAAGAAGAAAACCGGTAAAGATCCGCTGGAGATGGAATACCCGGATCAAAGTCCGGCATGGCGGAAATACCGTTACGAGCAGGTAAACAACATTGTGAACCATCTGGCAGAAATTGCACACACGCACGACAAACCAACTACTGCAGCGGTTTTCCCAACACCGGAAATTGCCCGCCGCATTGTACGCCAGGACTGGACCAACTGGAACCTCGATGCGGTTTGCCCGATGATCTATCATGGTTTTTACCGAGAAACAGTAAGTTGGATTGGCGATGCTGTTGAAGAAGGGATACATTTCCTTTGCGGGAAATTCCCGATTTATGCCGGTCTGTATTTACCTGATTTTAAATCGGATAAAGAGCTGGAAGAAGGCATTCGTGTTGCCATTGCCAACGGTGCATCAGGAGTTTCGTTGTTTGGCAAGGTGGATGAGAAGACTTTGAGTATTTTGAAAAGTGCTTCAAAATAG
- a CDS encoding methylglyoxal synthase, with translation MKRKKNIAIVAHDNRKKDIMEWVAFNWKELAQHDLICTGTTGKMVEEALAESCHKHATVPPTVTRLKSGPLGGDQQLGAMICEGNIDMLIFFWDPMQPQPHDVDVKALLRITVLYNIPTASNRSTADFMVTSELFHEQYDPIIKDYAEYIAREVEIK, from the coding sequence ATGAAAAGAAAAAAGAATATAGCGATCGTAGCACACGATAACCGCAAAAAAGATATTATGGAGTGGGTGGCTTTCAACTGGAAAGAACTGGCCCAGCACGACTTAATTTGCACTGGAACAACCGGGAAAATGGTTGAGGAGGCACTTGCTGAAAGCTGCCACAAACATGCCACTGTACCGCCAACCGTTACCCGTTTGAAATCGGGGCCACTGGGTGGCGACCAGCAGTTGGGAGCAATGATCTGCGAAGGAAACATCGATATGCTCATCTTCTTTTGGGATCCGATGCAGCCGCAACCGCACGATGTTGATGTAAAAGCCTTGCTGCGTATCACGGTTTTATATAATATTCCAACAGCATCGAACCGTTCTACGGCCGACTTTATGGTTACATCTGAATTATTTCACGAGCAATACGATCCAATAATCAAAGATTACGCCGAATACATTGCTCGCGAAGTTGAAATAAAATAA
- a CDS encoding helix-turn-helix domain-containing protein has product MSNQNLATNIKKLRNRKGISQELLAEKSGVSLRTVQRIENGETDPRGDTLVRLAEALDTAPENLSDWKLTEDKGSLMTLNLSALGFLLFPLLGIVIPMIIWISKKGKVRDLDNLAKSILNFQILWTVVLLLVYIYFIASTYYRINQSGDISMSVLGNPVYKILSLGGLYVYNLFLVVANTFRINDGKKVKYFPQLRIIR; this is encoded by the coding sequence ATGAGTAATCAAAATCTGGCTACAAACATTAAAAAATTACGCAACAGAAAAGGAATTTCACAGGAATTACTTGCTGAAAAATCGGGTGTTAGTTTACGAACTGTTCAACGCATTGAAAATGGTGAAACAGATCCGCGCGGAGATACGCTAGTCCGTCTGGCAGAAGCGCTTGATACGGCCCCGGAAAACTTGAGTGATTGGAAACTAACCGAAGATAAAGGTTCGTTGATGACTCTGAATTTATCCGCACTGGGATTTTTACTATTCCCTTTGCTAGGAATCGTTATTCCCATGATTATCTGGATTAGCAAAAAAGGAAAAGTGCGTGATCTGGATAACCTGGCAAAAAGTATTCTGAATTTTCAGATCCTCTGGACCGTTGTGTTACTGTTGGTATACATTTATTTTATTGCCAGCACATATTATCGAATAAATCAATCGGGCGATATTTCCATGTCAGTTCTTGGAAATCCTGTTTATAAAATTCTGTCATTGGGTGGATTATATGTTTACAACCTATTTTTGGTTGTCGCCAATACTTTTCGAATAAATGATGGTAAAAAGGTAAAATATTTTCCTCAACTACGAATTATTCGATAA
- a CDS encoding deoxyguanosinetriphosphate triphosphohydrolase: protein MNWNTLLSPKRLGSKGTLGPVTNEDRTQFQRDYDRIIFSSPFRRMQNKTQVFPLPEHIFVHNRLTHSLEVASVGRSLGNLLSEYLLEIHQDNPLIHEIGTIVSTACLAHDLGNPPFGHSGEAAISNYFNKASGQKFKDQLSEGEWKDFTCFDGNANAFRTLTHQFNGKREGGFALTYSTLASIVKYPYESVKATKPKFGFFQSDKENYYHIANELGIAQREDESFARHPLVYLVEAADDICYQIMDLEDAFKLGILHYDRIRALFQNFFTEERIERFEKTFTQVSDINEQISYLRANVIGELIYRCIDIFKNNYDAIMSGVFAGSLIDQLPEKQAAAMKEVQRISFSEIYAHRSVVEIEIAGYKIIGTLLEEFVDAIMNTDKKDKYSHKILSLLPAQYKPDDDSVYLKIQSVVDFVSGMTDIFALDLYRKLKGISLPGVV from the coding sequence ATGAATTGGAACACACTTCTTTCGCCAAAACGATTGGGCAGTAAGGGTACTTTAGGCCCCGTAACAAACGAAGACCGCACACAGTTTCAGCGCGATTACGACCGGATTATTTTCTCGTCGCCATTTCGGCGGATGCAAAATAAAACACAGGTTTTCCCGCTTCCCGAGCACATTTTCGTGCACAACCGCCTCACGCATAGTCTGGAGGTTGCCAGTGTTGGCCGATCGCTGGGGAATTTATTGTCGGAATACCTGCTTGAAATTCATCAGGATAATCCGCTGATCCACGAAATCGGAACGATCGTTTCAACCGCTTGTCTGGCTCACGATTTAGGAAATCCGCCGTTTGGGCACTCTGGCGAAGCAGCTATTTCAAACTATTTTAACAAAGCTAGTGGCCAGAAATTCAAAGACCAGCTTTCGGAAGGCGAATGGAAAGACTTCACCTGTTTTGATGGAAATGCCAACGCTTTTCGCACACTCACCCATCAATTTAACGGCAAACGAGAGGGTGGTTTTGCATTAACCTATTCAACGCTGGCCAGCATTGTAAAATATCCGTACGAGTCGGTAAAAGCTACCAAACCAAAATTTGGCTTTTTCCAGTCGGACAAAGAAAATTACTACCACATTGCCAATGAGCTGGGAATAGCACAACGCGAAGATGAAAGTTTTGCCCGTCATCCGCTGGTGTATCTGGTGGAGGCCGCCGACGATATTTGCTACCAGATTATGGATTTGGAAGATGCTTTTAAACTGGGCATTTTACACTACGACAGAATTCGTGCTCTTTTCCAAAACTTCTTTACCGAAGAACGGATTGAACGTTTCGAGAAAACCTTTACCCAGGTAAGCGATATAAACGAACAAATAAGCTATCTGCGCGCCAATGTTATCGGCGAATTGATTTACCGTTGCATCGACATTTTTAAGAATAATTACGACGCGATTATGTCCGGAGTTTTCGCAGGAAGTCTTATCGATCAGCTTCCTGAAAAACAGGCCGCAGCAATGAAGGAGGTTCAGCGTATTTCGTTCAGCGAAATTTATGCACACCGTTCGGTGGTTGAGATTGAAATTGCGGGTTACAAAATTATCGGCACGCTGCTGGAAGAATTTGTCGATGCGATTATGAATACCGACAAAAAGGATAAATACAGTCATAAGATCTTGTCGTTACTACCCGCACAATATAAGCCCGACGATGATTCGGTGTACCTGAAAATTCAATCGGTAGTTGATTTTGTATCGGGAATGACCGACATTTTCGCACTCGATCTGTACCGAAAACTTAAAGGAATCAGTTTACCTGGGGTGGTTTAA
- a CDS encoding pseudouridine synthase, which translates to MRKNNNSNRGSSQGKSSGNSSKRSEKSPSGKRVGKSRVVEKSEPRKEFKPGKNYRKPADKKKEPAAPRPKLKTLSAEGMRLNRFIANAGVCSRREADTFITAGAVTINGKIVTEMGIRVLPGDEVRFDGRKLEAERKVYILLNKPKDYVTTTDDPHADKIVMDLIKDACDERVYPVGRLDRNTTGLLLFTNDGDLSKKLTHPKHNRKKVYQATLDKPVERGHMDMIAAGIELEDGPIAADAISYTSDDKTEVGIEIHSGKNRIVRRIFENFGYRVKKLDRVLFAGLTKKNLPRGKWRILTEKEVKFLKML; encoded by the coding sequence ATGCGCAAGAATAACAACAGCAACCGGGGCAGTTCACAAGGTAAATCATCCGGAAATTCGTCAAAACGTTCGGAGAAATCACCTTCTGGGAAACGAGTTGGAAAATCGCGGGTGGTTGAAAAATCGGAACCCAGAAAAGAATTCAAGCCCGGGAAAAATTATCGCAAACCGGCCGATAAGAAAAAAGAGCCAGCTGCACCAAGGCCTAAACTAAAAACGCTTTCGGCCGAAGGAATGCGCCTGAACCGTTTTATCGCCAATGCCGGTGTTTGCTCGCGTCGTGAAGCCGACACTTTTATTACTGCCGGAGCAGTAACCATTAACGGAAAGATTGTTACCGAAATGGGAATACGCGTACTGCCGGGCGACGAAGTTCGTTTCGATGGACGAAAACTGGAAGCCGAGCGCAAAGTGTACATTCTGCTAAATAAACCAAAAGATTATGTGACCACCACCGACGATCCGCATGCGGACAAAATTGTGATGGATCTGATAAAAGACGCTTGCGATGAGCGTGTTTATCCGGTTGGTCGACTGGATCGGAATACAACCGGATTGTTACTGTTTACCAACGACGGAGATCTTTCGAAAAAACTGACACACCCAAAACACAACAGAAAGAAGGTTTATCAGGCTACGCTCGACAAGCCGGTTGAACGCGGACATATGGATATGATTGCTGCAGGAATTGAGCTGGAAGACGGCCCAATTGCTGCCGATGCCATTAGCTATACCTCGGATGACAAAACTGAGGTGGGCATTGAAATTCATTCAGGAAAAAACCGTATTGTACGCCGTATTTTCGAGAACTTTGGTTACCGGGTAAAAAAACTCGACCGGGTACTTTTTGCCGGTCTAACCAAAAAGAATTTACCACGAGGAAAGTGGCGGATTCTTACCGAAAAAGAGGTGAAGTTCTTAAAAATGTTGTAA
- a CDS encoding potassium transporter TrkG — protein sequence MKHLKINIALILHIISIVITFESLFMLFALIVSFIYKESVFTDLSHTFLITFVLGVALNLLTKKQRHVEPSLRESFIIVTLAWVVMALVGTLPYLLSGSIPNFTNAFFESISGFTTTGSSILADIEALPKSILFWRAETHWIGGMGIIVLVVAIMPFLKINGIYLFYSEVSSVATEKVSTRIRKVARRLWLIYLGLTFSETIILWIGGMSLFDAICHSFATIATGGFSTKNDSLAGFSPFIQYTVTFFMLLSGINFVVHVFWLRGDFRTAFKNEELRLYLKIILVAGTIITLSLFFHHQDMGFEPAFRHAFFQVVSIITATGFATADYLQWPLQSIGIIAILMLIGASSGSTGGGVKVIRHLVVFKRMRTLYKEYFSSSTVVRVVHYNKNVVRPELINRVFTFVLFYYLILIIGTMIMMLWTNDLKTSFGAVATSMAGIGPGFGTVGPVSNFLHLPDGAKYFLTALMVIGRLEIYSVLVLFTPSFWLD from the coding sequence ATGAAGCACCTTAAAATAAATATCGCTTTAATTTTACACATCATTTCAATCGTAATTACGTTCGAAAGTCTTTTTATGCTCTTTGCTCTTATTGTCTCATTTATATACAAAGAGAGCGTTTTTACTGATCTGTCGCACACTTTTCTGATCACCTTTGTTTTAGGGGTTGCTTTAAACCTGCTTACAAAAAAACAACGGCACGTAGAACCTTCGTTGCGCGAGAGTTTCATTATTGTTACACTGGCCTGGGTAGTAATGGCTTTGGTGGGTACACTCCCCTATTTGCTAAGTGGTAGTATCCCGAATTTCACCAATGCTTTTTTCGAATCAATTTCCGGTTTTACAACAACCGGATCGTCGATTTTGGCCGACATTGAAGCCCTGCCCAAAAGTATTTTGTTTTGGCGTGCCGAAACCCACTGGATTGGCGGAATGGGAATTATTGTTTTGGTGGTAGCCATTATGCCATTTCTGAAAATTAACGGGATTTACCTGTTTTACTCCGAAGTGTCGAGCGTGGCAACCGAAAAAGTCTCGACACGAATACGCAAAGTGGCACGCAGATTATGGCTCATTTACCTGGGGCTAACTTTTTCCGAAACCATTATTTTATGGATTGGCGGCATGTCGCTGTTCGATGCCATTTGTCATTCGTTTGCCACCATTGCCACCGGTGGTTTCTCCACCAAGAACGATAGTTTGGCCGGCTTCTCGCCATTTATACAATACACGGTAACCTTTTTTATGCTGCTTTCGGGAATCAACTTTGTGGTGCACGTTTTCTGGTTACGGGGCGATTTTAGAACTGCTTTTAAGAATGAAGAACTCCGGTTGTATCTAAAAATAATATTGGTTGCCGGAACGATCATTACCCTGTCACTTTTCTTTCATCACCAGGATATGGGATTTGAGCCGGCTTTCCGTCATGCCTTTTTCCAGGTGGTTTCCATTATTACCGCAACCGGGTTTGCCACTGCCGATTATTTGCAGTGGCCATTACAATCCATTGGAATAATTGCTATTCTGATGTTGATCGGCGCATCATCAGGATCAACCGGCGGAGGTGTGAAGGTTATCCGTCACCTTGTAGTTTTTAAGCGTATGCGCACACTATATAAAGAATATTTTTCGTCGAGCACGGTTGTACGTGTGGTTCACTACAACAAAAACGTGGTGCGCCCCGAGCTCATTAACCGCGTTTTTACTTTTGTTCTTTTTTACTACCTCATACTTATTATCGGCACTATGATAATGATGCTTTGGACCAACGACCTAAAAACTTCGTTTGGTGCAGTGGCAACAAGTATGGCCGGCATTGGTCCTGGATTTGGCACCGTTGGCCCGGTGAGCAACTTCCTGCATTTACCCGATGGTGCAAAATATTTCTTAACTGCGCTAATGGTAATTGGTCGTTTAGAAATTTATTCAGTACTGGTACTTTTCACTCCGTCGTTCTGGCTCGATTAA
- a CDS encoding TIGR00266 family protein produces the protein MNSHEIDYKIIGHDVQLVEIELDPAETVIAEAGAMLYMEDGIDFQARMGDGSNPRAGFFDKVLSAGSRLISGESLFLTHFTNQGWGKKHVAFSAPYPGTIIPLNLPDFGGRVIVQKDAFLCAALGTKISITFNRKLGAGFFGGEGFILQQLDGDGKAFIHAGGTVIEKQLNNETLRVDTGCIVGFETSIDYSIEQAGGLRSMVFGGEGLFLATLRGTGKVWLQSMPIRKLIAELSPAGGNARKEARGGLLDNLLEG, from the coding sequence ATGAATTCGCATGAAATTGATTATAAGATCATCGGTCACGATGTTCAGTTGGTTGAAATTGAGTTAGATCCGGCAGAAACAGTAATTGCAGAAGCGGGTGCCATGTTGTACATGGAAGATGGTATTGATTTTCAGGCCCGAATGGGAGACGGTTCAAATCCGCGTGCCGGTTTTTTTGACAAAGTGTTATCAGCAGGATCGCGTTTGATTAGTGGTGAGTCGCTGTTTCTCACGCATTTTACCAATCAGGGGTGGGGGAAAAAGCACGTGGCATTTTCGGCGCCTTATCCGGGAACGATTATTCCGCTTAACCTGCCTGATTTTGGTGGAAGAGTTATTGTACAAAAAGATGCTTTTTTGTGTGCTGCATTGGGTACAAAAATCTCGATAACTTTTAACCGTAAACTGGGTGCCGGATTTTTTGGTGGCGAAGGGTTTATTCTCCAGCAGTTGGATGGCGATGGTAAAGCTTTTATCCACGCCGGAGGAACTGTAATTGAAAAACAGCTGAACAACGAAACCTTGCGGGTAGACACCGGTTGTATTGTTGGTTTCGAAACTTCGATTGATTATAGTATTGAACAAGCTGGCGGTTTGCGCTCGATGGTGTTTGGTGGCGAAGGATTATTTTTGGCCACTTTACGCGGAACCGGTAAAGTTTGGTTACAAAGTATGCCAATACGGAAGCTGATTGCCGAATTGTCGCCGGCAGGAGGAAACGCCCGCAAAGAAGCGCGTGGCGGTTTGCTCGATAATTTACTGGAAGGATAA